From Bacillus sp. Bos-x628, the proteins below share one genomic window:
- the rfbB gene encoding dTDP-glucose 4,6-dehydratase, with product MTKSYLITGGAGFIGLNFVKLMLQESDVRLTVFDKLTYASHPDEMDSLSALSHFRFIQGDITQEHELNQVFDETYDAIIHFAAESHVDRSIESAEPFIQTNVLGTYRILEAVLKGKAKKLIHISTDEVYGDLELNDPAFTEQTPLSPNNPYSASKASSDLLVKSYIHTHQLPAMITRCSNNYGPYQHEEKLIPTIVRKALNGEKIPIYGDGQQIRDWLYVKDHARAVKLILEKGTAGEVYNIGGGNEKTNLDLTKTILTSLGISHDQISFIQDRKGHDRRYAIDASKLKKELGWAQATSFEKGIEKTISWYRAKFDQSEEG from the coding sequence ATGACGAAGTCTTATTTAATTACAGGCGGAGCAGGATTTATTGGTCTGAATTTCGTGAAGCTAATGCTTCAGGAATCAGATGTCCGGCTCACAGTATTTGATAAATTAACCTATGCCAGTCATCCAGATGAGATGGATTCATTATCAGCATTGTCTCATTTTCGTTTTATTCAAGGAGACATCACACAGGAGCATGAGTTGAATCAAGTCTTTGATGAAACCTATGATGCGATCATCCATTTTGCAGCAGAGTCGCATGTCGATCGCAGTATTGAGTCGGCAGAACCTTTTATCCAAACAAATGTCCTTGGCACGTATCGTATTTTAGAAGCTGTCTTAAAAGGAAAAGCGAAAAAACTGATCCATATTTCAACAGATGAAGTGTACGGAGATCTGGAGCTGAATGACCCTGCTTTCACAGAACAAACACCACTCTCACCGAATAATCCTTATTCAGCAAGTAAGGCGAGTTCCGACCTGCTTGTGAAATCTTATATCCACACACATCAATTACCCGCAATGATTACGCGATGCAGCAACAACTATGGGCCTTATCAGCACGAAGAGAAACTAATACCAACCATTGTACGAAAAGCATTAAATGGAGAAAAAATTCCGATTTATGGAGACGGCCAGCAGATTCGTGATTGGCTGTATGTGAAGGATCATGCTAGGGCCGTGAAACTGATATTGGAAAAAGGGACAGCCGGAGAGGTGTACAATATTGGCGGCGGCAACGAGAAGACGAATCTCGACTTAACGAAAACCATTCTAACAAGCCTCGGTATCAGTCATGACCAAATTTCGTTTATTCAAGATCGAAAAGGGCATGACAGACGCTATGCGATTGATGCCAGTAAGCTAAAAAAAGAGCTCGGCTGGGCACAAGCTACTTCATTTGAAAAAGGTATTGAAAAAACGATCAGTTGGTATCGTGCCAAATTCGATCAGAGCGAAGAAGGGTGA
- a CDS encoding GNAT family N-acetyltransferase has translation MKVVHAIDDQVLAAWLEEYGHQAENMTGFKQFALVSRAQLQAVLLYEWSKWESGIFDLHIFHVKFAEAKSPLAFKELMERFINWMRTEKCDFFFLRLEAADLQKNRIVQKLPHAYYVGGLTRLEAPPARIEVTLDHDLEFGVPDENEYDSAASLGHQAFMKSRYALDPFLDQRVVQYFYQEWMRNNLYGRADINLVAKLNGEVVGLIQGMTKGDEMALELFAIRPDVRGRGIGKRLFVEIMKLSYDRGHHFISAGTQLHNISAIQLYEKMGFKTMNAFLYYHVWPKKGEG, from the coding sequence ATGAAGGTCGTTCACGCAATAGACGATCAGGTGTTGGCAGCTTGGCTGGAGGAATATGGTCATCAAGCTGAAAACATGACTGGTTTCAAACAGTTTGCCCTTGTCAGCAGAGCTCAGCTACAGGCTGTGCTCTTATACGAATGGTCAAAATGGGAGAGTGGCATTTTTGATTTGCACATCTTTCATGTGAAATTTGCGGAAGCAAAGTCACCGCTTGCATTTAAAGAGTTGATGGAACGCTTTATTAATTGGATGAGAACGGAAAAATGTGATTTCTTTTTTTTACGTCTTGAAGCCGCTGATCTTCAAAAAAATCGTATAGTACAAAAGTTGCCGCACGCGTACTATGTCGGCGGGCTCACACGGCTTGAGGCACCGCCTGCTCGAATCGAGGTGACATTAGATCATGATTTGGAATTCGGTGTACCTGATGAAAACGAGTATGATTCGGCAGCTTCACTAGGTCATCAAGCATTTATGAAAAGCAGGTATGCCTTAGACCCTTTTTTAGACCAAAGGGTTGTCCAGTATTTTTATCAGGAATGGATGAGAAATAATTTATATGGACGCGCAGATATCAATCTAGTGGCAAAGTTGAATGGTGAAGTAGTTGGTTTGATTCAAGGGATGACAAAGGGCGATGAGATGGCGCTTGAGCTTTTTGCCATTAGACCGGATGTTCGAGGGAGAGGAATTGGAAAAAGACTGTTTGTAGAGATAATGAAGTTATCTTATGACAGAGGGCATCATTTCATTTCTGCTGGAACACAGCTTCATAACATCTCAGCCATACAGCTATACGAGAAGATGGGATTTAAGACAATGAATGCTTTTCTGTATTATCATGTATGGCCAAAAAAAGGGGAGGGGTAA
- a CDS encoding N-acetylneuraminate synthase family protein produces the protein MAHFYIGERKVGDDAPVFIIAEAGINHDGKLDQALALIDVAKEAGADAVKFQMFQADRMYQREPGLYKTAKGEEVSIFTLVEQMELPPDWLPVLLKHCQEKGLIFLSTVCDEESADVLNQTNPFAFKLASYEINHVPLLRHIAAYQKPIIFSTAGATIADVHEAYETITSQQNKQVAIMHCVAKYPAPKEYTNLRVLQTLTLAFPEAVIGFSDHSEHPTEAPVAAVQLGAAIIEKHFTIDKTLPGADHSFALSPEELKEMVQHIRVAEKQRSQTTTSTCSVSEELLGSSFKRTTAIEGQIRNFAYRGIFTTKDITKGETLTLENLAVLRPGQKSQGLHPRYMTVLLGAKATRDIPAHSGVSWKDVLTQESQDDD, from the coding sequence ATGGCACATTTTTACATTGGGGAGCGCAAAGTGGGTGATGATGCACCTGTCTTTATTATTGCAGAGGCAGGGATTAACCATGACGGAAAACTGGATCAGGCGCTTGCTTTGATAGATGTGGCGAAAGAGGCGGGTGCCGATGCTGTGAAATTTCAAATGTTTCAGGCAGATCGGATGTATCAAAGAGAACCTGGCTTATATAAAACAGCCAAAGGAGAAGAAGTCTCTATTTTTACTTTGGTGGAACAAATGGAGCTGCCGCCAGATTGGCTGCCAGTCTTATTAAAACACTGTCAAGAAAAGGGGCTTATTTTTTTAAGTACAGTGTGTGACGAAGAATCTGCGGACGTTTTGAATCAAACAAATCCGTTCGCTTTTAAACTGGCATCCTATGAAATCAATCATGTACCCCTTCTGCGTCACATAGCTGCATATCAAAAGCCCATTATTTTCTCTACAGCTGGGGCAACGATTGCAGATGTTCATGAAGCATATGAAACGATTACCAGCCAGCAAAATAAACAAGTAGCTATTATGCATTGTGTAGCGAAGTACCCAGCCCCAAAGGAATACACAAACCTTCGTGTACTTCAAACCTTAACTTTGGCTTTTCCTGAGGCAGTCATTGGCTTTTCCGATCATAGTGAGCATCCAACTGAAGCACCTGTTGCGGCAGTGCAGCTTGGGGCTGCGATTATCGAAAAACATTTTACGATTGATAAAACTTTACCTGGAGCAGATCATTCTTTTGCGCTGAGCCCTGAAGAATTAAAAGAAATGGTTCAGCACATTCGAGTAGCGGAGAAACAGCGCAGTCAAACAACGACAAGCACTTGTTCTGTGTCAGAGGAGCTACTTGGTAGCTCTTTTAAAAGGACAACAGCTATTGAAGGTCAAATTCGCAATTTTGCGTATCGAGGGATTTTTACAACAAAGGACATCACAAAGGGAGAGACACTTACACTAGAAAATCTAGCGGTTTTGCGCCCAGGACAAAAAAGCCAAGGACTGCACCCGCGATACATGACAGTATTACTTGGAGCAAAAGCGACGAGAGATATTCCAGCTCATTCAGGGGTTTCGTGGAAAGACGTGCTTACGCAGGAGTCCCAAGATGATGACTGA
- the rfbD gene encoding dTDP-4-dehydrorhamnose reductase — translation MKVLITGAGGQLGKELSKQLKEKDMSVISLTRSMLNITDQQAVRHAMRHYRPDIVVSAAAYTSVDQCETETEKAYLVNGIGAYYTALEAKQVGADVLHVSTDYVFDGQKGAPYQVDDQADPQTIYGKSKKLGEELIRLVSDEVKIIRTSWLYGHGGHNFVNTILRLAETKDHVRVVNDQFGSPTYTKDVAEALIHLFDQASGIYHVSNRESCSWFEFAKEIVARSGRSTTIEPISTEEYGFQTPRPAYSVLDLQAIEATGWQPRHWKEALQEYLQKEGRWHQHD, via the coding sequence ATGAAGGTTTTAATCACCGGTGCAGGCGGTCAATTAGGGAAGGAATTGAGCAAACAGCTTAAGGAAAAAGATATGAGCGTTATTTCATTAACAAGGAGTATGCTCAATATCACTGATCAACAAGCGGTTAGACATGCAATGAGACATTACCGACCCGACATTGTCGTCAGTGCGGCTGCATATACATCAGTTGATCAATGTGAAACAGAAACAGAAAAAGCCTATCTCGTCAACGGGATTGGTGCATACTACACAGCTTTGGAAGCAAAGCAGGTGGGGGCAGATGTATTACACGTCAGTACAGATTATGTCTTTGATGGTCAAAAGGGCGCTCCTTATCAGGTTGATGATCAAGCTGATCCCCAAACCATATATGGAAAGAGCAAAAAGCTTGGAGAGGAATTGATTCGGCTTGTGTCAGACGAAGTGAAAATCATACGTACCTCATGGCTGTATGGACATGGAGGACACAATTTTGTAAATACCATACTTCGGCTGGCTGAAACAAAAGATCATGTACGCGTAGTGAATGATCAGTTTGGCTCTCCAACCTATACAAAGGATGTAGCAGAGGCTTTGATTCATTTATTTGATCAGGCATCTGGCATTTATCATGTCAGTAATCGGGAGAGCTGCTCTTGGTTTGAATTTGCAAAAGAAATTGTTGCAAGGAGCGGACGATCTACAACCATTGAACCGATTTCCACCGAGGAGTATGGCTTCCAAACACCTCGTCCAGCGTATTCTGTGTTAGACCTTCAAGCGATTGAGGCCACAGGCTGGCAGCCGAGACATTGGAAGGAGGCACTTCAAGAGTATTTGCAGAAAGAAGGGAGATGGCATCAACATGATTGA
- a CDS encoding sugar phosphate nucleotidyltransferase yields MKGVILAGGKGSRLAPLTNIINKHLLPVGPYPMIYWSLFKLKEAGILDVMLISQEEQIPQFQKLLKGDQELGMNIVYQVQPEASGISDGLSYAKPFVTGEKFVLMLGDNVFEDSLIPFVEAFKKQESGAKVLLKEVEDPKRFGIAEIDEVHHRILSIEEKPEHPRSSYCVTGIYFYDQEVFQYIEKISPSDRGELEITDVNNLYISNSQLTYDMLNGWWIDAGTHESLHLASMKMFKTIKKKEE; encoded by the coding sequence ATGAAAGGAGTTATTTTAGCAGGCGGAAAGGGATCGCGCCTAGCGCCATTAACCAATATTATCAATAAACACTTGTTGCCGGTTGGCCCATATCCGATGATCTATTGGTCATTGTTCAAGCTGAAAGAGGCAGGTATATTAGACGTCATGCTCATTTCACAGGAAGAACAAATCCCGCAGTTTCAAAAGTTGCTTAAAGGTGATCAAGAACTCGGAATGAACATTGTCTATCAAGTACAGCCGGAAGCGTCGGGCATTTCTGACGGTTTATCCTATGCAAAGCCATTTGTGACAGGTGAAAAGTTTGTGCTTATGCTCGGTGATAATGTATTTGAGGATTCGTTAATTCCTTTTGTTGAAGCTTTTAAAAAACAAGAGAGCGGGGCAAAGGTGCTCCTAAAAGAAGTGGAAGATCCGAAGCGATTTGGCATTGCAGAAATTGATGAAGTGCATCATCGTATTTTATCAATAGAGGAAAAGCCGGAGCATCCGCGTTCATCGTATTGTGTCACAGGCATTTATTTTTATGACCAAGAAGTCTTTCAATATATTGAAAAAATTTCGCCGTCAGACCGAGGCGAATTAGAAATTACAGACGTGAATAATCTCTATATCTCAAATAGCCAACTGACCTATGATATGTTAAATGGGTGGTGGATTGATGCGGGAACACATGAGTCCCTGCACCTGGCATCTATGAAAATGTTTAAAACCATTAAGAAAAAAGAAGAATAA
- a CDS encoding spore coat protein — translation MNKKIMIVVYGGFLRGMGHVVRMKRLAKELLQEGNQLFFYTNEQVCVEMLSHPEWHVVKVQEANALFELQQAIGVIGPNLLLIDVLEYDLKTLQMIKASCGSVRLVLFEEKREEACQLADVVVNGIYGGLEQQHIQVNGTEHFSGTSYLLLDHEICKLKDTYEVRKECKKVVISLGGSDPRGLLSKVVSALISTNHLNILAVSGSASQTNEQEETEHIQFIRHTDQLSTRLWEADLALVAGGMTLYEAVCIGVPCIVLSQVDHQAVTASRFAKKGACFHLGLGDRVDEKDILQAVQKLSNSYFLRKSIHLNGRTLIDGKGIKRVKNILINLMNHHQKEHKDV, via the coding sequence ATGAACAAAAAAATCATGATTGTTGTATATGGTGGATTTTTACGAGGTATGGGGCATGTCGTCAGAATGAAACGTTTAGCAAAGGAACTACTGCAAGAAGGGAACCAACTCTTTTTCTATACAAACGAGCAAGTATGTGTGGAAATGCTTTCGCATCCAGAGTGGCACGTTGTCAAGGTTCAGGAAGCAAATGCTCTTTTTGAGTTACAGCAAGCAATAGGAGTGATTGGACCAAATCTTTTGCTCATTGATGTACTTGAATACGACCTTAAGACCCTTCAAATGATCAAGGCTTCTTGTGGCTCTGTAAGGCTGGTCTTATTTGAGGAAAAGAGAGAAGAAGCCTGTCAACTTGCTGATGTAGTGGTGAATGGCATTTATGGTGGTCTTGAGCAACAGCATATCCAAGTGAACGGCACAGAACATTTCAGTGGAACGTCTTATTTATTGTTAGATCATGAGATATGTAAATTGAAAGACACGTATGAGGTTCGAAAAGAATGCAAAAAGGTTGTCATTAGCCTTGGGGGCAGTGATCCACGTGGTTTATTGTCAAAGGTTGTATCTGCACTCATATCCACAAATCATTTAAATATTCTAGCAGTTTCAGGAAGTGCTTCTCAAACAAATGAACAAGAAGAGACAGAACATATTCAGTTTATTCGCCATACAGATCAATTATCAACACGCCTTTGGGAAGCCGATTTGGCACTGGTTGCAGGTGGCATGACTTTATATGAGGCTGTTTGTATCGGGGTTCCTTGCATTGTGCTCTCGCAAGTAGACCATCAAGCGGTTACGGCTAGCCGTTTTGCGAAAAAGGGAGCGTGTTTTCATCTTGGATTAGGTGATCGTGTTGATGAGAAGGACATTTTACAAGCTGTTCAGAAACTGTCTAACAGCTACTTTCTTCGTAAAAGCATTCATCTCAATGGACGTACACTGATTGATGGAAAAGGAATTAAACGAGTCAAAAACATTCTTATAAACCTCATGAATCATCACCAAAAAGAACATAAGGATGTGTAG
- a CDS encoding DegT/DnrJ/EryC1/StrS family aminotransferase, whose protein sequence is MEQKRAKFLPYALPFIKQEEMDEVIDTLKSGWLSTGPKVRQFEEEFKQLTGAEHAIAVNSCTAALFLALKARGIGAGDEVITTPLTFCATANTIIHTGAKPIFVDIDPATLNMNAEKIEAAVTPNTKAIVPVHFAGQSCDMDRILAIAKKYDLFVLEDAAHALYTTYHDQPIGSIGDATAFSFYATKNIATGEGGMLTTNDDALAARMRRLSLHGMSKGAWNRYGEKGTWYYEVEEPGYKMNMFDVQASLGLVQLSRLDDMQARREQIATAYNQAFQGETGLILPPVHQDGRHAWHLYVLQVDPKLAFITRDEMIDQLQKEYKIGTSVHFIPVHLHPYYKKTFNYAPADFPETLNYYERTLSLPLYPSMSDEDVQDVITAVLSILKKKKATL, encoded by the coding sequence ATGGAACAAAAGAGAGCGAAATTTCTTCCTTATGCACTGCCTTTCATTAAGCAGGAAGAAATGGATGAAGTCATTGATACATTAAAGTCTGGCTGGCTGTCAACCGGACCAAAAGTGAGGCAGTTTGAAGAAGAGTTTAAACAATTGACAGGTGCGGAACATGCCATTGCTGTGAATTCATGTACAGCTGCACTGTTTTTAGCGTTAAAAGCGAGAGGGATCGGTGCAGGCGATGAGGTCATCACAACGCCTTTGACGTTCTGTGCAACGGCTAATACCATCATCCATACAGGGGCGAAGCCCATTTTTGTTGATATTGATCCAGCTACCCTTAATATGAATGCGGAGAAGATTGAGGCTGCCGTCACACCAAACACAAAGGCGATTGTACCTGTTCATTTTGCTGGTCAATCATGCGATATGGACCGGATTTTAGCCATTGCCAAAAAGTATGATTTGTTTGTGCTGGAGGATGCAGCACATGCTCTCTACACAACGTACCACGATCAGCCAATCGGATCTATTGGTGATGCGACCGCCTTTAGTTTTTATGCGACGAAGAACATAGCGACAGGAGAAGGAGGCATGCTGACAACGAATGATGATGCACTTGCAGCACGAATGAGAAGACTATCGCTTCATGGCATGAGTAAGGGAGCGTGGAATCGTTACGGGGAAAAGGGAACATGGTATTACGAGGTAGAAGAACCTGGCTATAAAATGAACATGTTTGATGTGCAGGCATCTTTAGGGCTCGTACAGCTAAGCAGGTTGGATGACATGCAGGCGCGAAGAGAACAGATTGCAACGGCATATAATCAGGCTTTTCAAGGTGAGACCGGACTGATCTTGCCCCCTGTCCACCAAGACGGAAGGCATGCTTGGCATTTGTATGTACTCCAAGTTGACCCAAAACTAGCTTTCATCACACGTGATGAGATGATTGATCAGTTGCAAAAGGAATATAAAATTGGCACGAGTGTTCACTTTATTCCAGTTCATCTACATCCTTACTATAAAAAAACGTTCAATTATGCGCCGGCTGATTTTCCTGAAACACTCAACTATTATGAGCGTACTCTCTCTCTTCCACTTTATCCAAGCATGTCAGATGAGGATGTTCAGGATGTCATCACAGCAGTGTTGTCCATTCTAAAAAAGAAGAAGGCGACTTTATGA
- a CDS encoding glycosyltransferase family protein, whose protein sequence is MMTDVLFVIQARMGSTRLPKKVMKSIGGMALIDLIVERVKQSGHYNKKTQNLIIATTVEAEDDRLAHYCMSKGYKVFRGSETDVLHRFSHIVRQFEPHTVVRLTGDNPFIDPTLLSKMIEKHMQEHADYTYTSGTPLGISGEMIYAPILNEIDKFPLTQAEREHVTLYIRKHPEQFHHQLFTPPKELAYPTYRFTIDTEEDYVFATRLFEKAGGSVSVSCAELILICEQDPEIVRLNQFVRQKDAE, encoded by the coding sequence ATGATGACTGATGTGCTGTTTGTGATACAAGCTAGGATGGGGTCTACGAGACTGCCAAAAAAGGTGATGAAATCTATAGGCGGCATGGCACTTATTGATTTGATTGTTGAGCGGGTAAAGCAATCAGGTCATTACAATAAAAAAACGCAAAACCTTATCATTGCAACAACGGTAGAGGCAGAAGATGACCGGCTAGCCCATTATTGTATGTCAAAAGGCTACAAAGTTTTTCGAGGCAGTGAGACAGACGTATTACACCGATTTTCGCACATTGTACGTCAGTTTGAACCGCATACGGTTGTACGTTTGACAGGGGATAACCCATTCATAGATCCGACACTTTTGTCGAAAATGATTGAAAAACATATGCAGGAGCATGCTGATTACACATACACGAGCGGTACACCACTCGGTATTTCCGGGGAAATGATTTATGCCCCTATTTTAAATGAAATCGACAAATTTCCACTCACTCAGGCGGAGCGTGAACATGTCACGCTGTATATTAGGAAGCATCCGGAGCAATTTCACCACCAATTATTCACACCGCCCAAAGAACTTGCATATCCTACTTATCGATTCACAATTGACACTGAAGAAGACTATGTATTTGCGACCCGTTTGTTTGAGAAAGCAGGTGGTTCAGTTTCTGTGTCGTGCGCTGAGCTAATATTAATCTGTGAACAGGACCCAGAGATTGTTCGTTTAAACCAGTTTGTCAGACAGAAGGATGCTGAATGA
- a CDS encoding dTDP-4-dehydrorhamnose 3,5-epimerase family protein → MIDGVQIKKLIKHCDDRGFFAELIRDDEPMLKRFGQASWSKSYPGVIKAFHYHEKQDDVWFFPAGHAQVVLYDLREGSATNGQTDVYYMGEDNPMLLLIPKGVAHGYRVLGETPLQIVYFTTESYDPKNPDEKRIAWNDETIGFNWETTFK, encoded by the coding sequence ATGATTGATGGTGTGCAAATCAAAAAACTAATCAAGCATTGCGATGATCGAGGCTTTTTCGCAGAACTCATTCGAGATGATGAACCGATGCTCAAGCGCTTTGGGCAGGCTTCATGGTCAAAAAGCTATCCAGGTGTGATTAAAGCGTTCCATTATCACGAAAAACAAGATGACGTGTGGTTTTTTCCAGCAGGGCATGCACAGGTTGTTTTATACGATTTGCGAGAGGGATCAGCCACAAATGGTCAAACGGATGTTTATTATATGGGTGAAGACAATCCGATGCTACTTCTCATTCCAAAGGGTGTCGCACATGGCTATCGTGTACTAGGAGAGACGCCGCTGCAAATTGTTTATTTTACAACAGAATCCTATGACCCGAAAAACCCAGATGAAAAGAGAATCGCTTGGAATGATGAGACGATCGGATTTAATTGGGAAACGACGTTTAAATAA